In the genome of Drosophila pseudoobscura strain MV-25-SWS-2005 chromosome 3, UCI_Dpse_MV25, whole genome shotgun sequence, one region contains:
- the LOC26532467 gene encoding cytokinesis protein sepA, producing MPPPGRGYGGYGPPRPGPGPAFGPGPPRGGGGVNVGINIGGPPRPPPIGVGIGFCPPPVVIGAPPPPAVIIGAPPPPVYVPPPRQTVVVGAQPAVYAQPTGEVVCCTIL from the coding sequence ATGCCTCCACCAGGACGAGGCTATGGCGGCTACGGACCCCCacgacccggacccggacccgccTTTGGCCCGGGTCCACCCCGCGGCGGTGGTGGAGTTAATGTGGGCATCAACATCGGCGGACCACCGCGTCCGCCACCCATCGGAGTGGGCATTGGATTCTGTCCCCCGCCCGTGGTCATTGGAGCACCGCCGCCACCTGCTGTGATCATCGGAGCGCCACCGCCGCCCGTGTACGTGCCACCGCCCCGACAGACCGTCGTGGTGGGCGCCCAGCCAGCGGTCTATGCCCAACCCACCGGGGAGGTGGTATGCTGCACGATTCTCTGA
- the LOC6903920 gene encoding proline-rich protein 36: MTRTTTTQETRVEETIEISSSNRTIEETIDITTTEASVVPKQRHHHQHHHHHRHHRQEENVEVVEEVVVLEEGPKQQRHKHKKSSGAAPPPPLPQSSPPFLTPTEDLAEDVVLEPQPYWSPPGLLKTLETELIADQASPTTTEEFAAVEWSPVSNPPAEVVQEELTVESQGYAPPIGAPPQLQVQTTGFPPAAQSPLLSPIEEVVQTELIVESQATEPAVKRGFIFIPRESQQQTELIVESESVEAPQRDSIPPEGFVKTLVETFEVGAPADPPIQMGYTPRASLWNKELFVETVDVSPIPSPPPSPPLDPYGLSSSEDLVETEIISESVEEPPSPPAQIPAPPQLLPGFIPKAWRERVETIVEGLEVVTPPASPNLQAELIFESLDVTPTPTPPPSPPIEVSLQTGFMPRSSLVETELIVESLEVTPTPTPPPSPPIGVSLQAGFMPRSSLVETELIVESVEATPTPSPPPSPPAQPVQMDFNRPQSAIVETETIVETVESVETPAQPSLQMGLTPRQSLVQEELIFESFESSPVPTPPPSPPVVEPGFMPRASVVETELIVESLEVTPTPSPPDSPIREFPFQARFIPRASLAETELIVESLEATPTPTPPATPPAQLRVKTGMVPPPNLPQTEVIIESVEVTPTPTPQPPLNNGFVLTDLVLDSQQPALEVVETEKEIIMESGQAANGQTELILVETEETLTPVQPASQDLVLVGVVAEESSDKLGKRYSVNAVLKEEQISPPTPPPKVAQSEQRDAVDEGEAEKKRRCCPCRCVIA, from the coding sequence ATGACCAGAACGACAACGACCCAAGAGACGAGAGTGGAGGAGACGATCGAGATCTCCTCCTCGAACAGAACAATCGAAGAGACCATCGACATCACAACGACCGAGGCATCGGTGGTCCCGAAGCAACGACACcaccatcagcatcatcatcatcatcgccaccATCGCCAGGAGGAGAATGTcgaggtggtggaggaggtggtTGTCCTAGAGGAGGGACCAAAGCAGCAAAGGCACAAGCACAAGAAGAGTTCGGgggcagcaccaccaccgcccCTGCCACAGTCCTCGCCACCATTCCTCACGCCCACAGAGGATCTCGCCGAGGATGTGGTGTTGGAGCCACAGCCCTACTGGAGTCCCCCTGGACTCCTAAAGACGCTGGAAACGGAACTGATTGCGGATCAAGCATCGCCCACAACCACAGAGGAATTTGCGGCTGTGGAATGGTCTCCCGTCTCCAACCCCCCCGCAGAGGTCGTGCAGGAGGAGCTGACAGTGGAGTCCCAGGGATATGCGCCACCCATTGGGGCGCCACCACAGCTGCAAGTGCAGACAACGGGTTTCCCACCAGCCGCGCAGTCGCCTCTGCTCTCCCCCATCGAAGAGGTGGTGCAAACGGAGCTGATTGTGGAGTCACAGGCGACAGAGCCTGCGGTAAAAAGAGGATTCATCTTCATTCCCCGGGAAAGCCAGCAGCAAACGGAGCTGATTGTGGAGTCAGAAAGCGTGGAGGCTCCCCAAAGGGATTCCATTCCACCGGAGGGCTTTGTGAAAACCCTTGTGGAGACGTTCGAGGTCGGAGCACCCGCGGATCCGCCAATTCAAATGGGATATACTCCAAGGGCAAGTCTCTGGAATAAAGAGCTGTTTGTGGAGACTGTGGACGTCTCGCCGATTCCCTCGCCGCCGCCAAGTCCCCCCCTAGATCCGTACGGGCTTTCCTCCAGCGAAGATCTCGTGGAAACGGAGATCATTTCAGAGAGTGTGGAAGAACCACCCAGTCCCCCAGCACAAATCCCAGCACCCCCCCAGCTTCTGCCGGGCTTCATTCCCAAAGCGTGGAGGGAGCGTGTGGAGACCATTGTGGAGGGTCTGGAGGTCGTCACACCACCTGCCAGTCCCAACCTCCAAGCGGAGCTAATCTTCGAGTCCCTGGACGTAACACCCACGCCAACGCCACCACCCAGTCCTCCCATTGAAGTGTCATTGCAGACAGGATTCATGCCACGATCAAGTCTAGTGGAAACGGAATTGATTGTGGAATCCCTAGAGGTAACGCCCACGCCAACGCCACCACCGAGTCCTCCCATTGGAGTGTCACTGCAAGCCGGATTCATGCCACGATCCAGTCTAGTGGAAACCGAGTTGATTGTGGAATCCGTGGAGGCAACGCCCACGCCATCGCCACCGCCCAGTCCCCCAGCCCAACCTGTTCAAATGGATTTCAATAGGCCCCAATCTGCAATAGTGGAAACGGAAACTATTGTGGAGACTGTGGAGAGTGTGGAGACACCCGCTCAACCATCATTACAAATGGGACTCACTCCAAGGCAGAGTCTGGTCCAAGAGGAGCTGATTTTTGAGTCATTTGAATCCTCCCCAGTGCCCACACCGCCACCGAGTCCGCCTGTGGTAGAGCCGGGGTTTATGCCCCGAGCAAGTGTGGTCGAAACAGAGCTGATTGTGGAGAGCCTAGAGGTCACGCCAACGCCCTCTCCGCCGGACAGTCCCATCAGGGAATTTCCGTTTCAGGCTAGATTCATTCCGCGCGCAAGTTTGGCGGAAACGGAGCTGATTGTGGAGTCCCTGGAAgccacacccacgcccacaccacCTGCCACTCCTCCTGCGCAGCTCCGAGTGAAGACGGGGATGGTGCCACCCCCGAATCTCCCACAAACGGAAGTGATCATTGAGTCTGTGGAGGtgacacccacacccacaccccagCCACCACTGAACAATGGATTTGTGCTCACGGATCTCGTCCTGGACTCGCAGCAGCCAGCCCTCGAAGTCGTAGAAACAGAGAAGGAGATCATCATGGAGTCTGGCCAGGCAGCCAATGGCCAAACCGAACTGATTTTGGTCGAGACCGAAGAGACACTGACTCCCGTGCAGCCTGCATCCCAGGACCTCGTGCTGGTCGGCGTTGTGGCCGAGGAGAGCAGCGACAAATTGGGCAAGCGGTACTCGGTGAATGCGGTGCTGAAGGAGGAGCAGATCTCACCCCCCACGCCGCCACCCAAGGTCGCACAGAGTGAGCAGAGGGACGCCGTGGACGAGGGCGAGGCTGAAAAGAAGAGGAGATGCTGCCCCTGTCGTTGCGTCATTGCCTGA